The genomic window TGTGCCCTAAAGTGATCAAGCAATGAAGAAAATTACCTCCCAGCACCCCTTAAGTACAGCTCAGTAAGAGAAGATGAGTGAGGGGATTAAACAGAACAGATTCAGGAAAGATGCAGGAATTTAGCCttcaagcagaatcaggagacaaAGCAAAGGCTAGATTACAGCAATTAGAACAAGAAGTGAGATAGCTCCAGCAAAAAGCTGAAGTAGAGGACAGAGAAAGACTTGTTAGACCAGAGAGGAAAGCAAGAGCTCTGGCCACAGGCTGAGCTGAAGAACAGACAGGAGATTGCTTTGCCAAGACCAGCTGGTTTTCCTATTGAGCATAGAAAAAGCCAccacattccctcccccccccacttcctGCACAGCTTTAGAGGAAGGTTTAATGAAGGCAGCCACTGAAGGGGAAGATATAATGCTGTGGGATTCTGATTGGGGGCTACAGGCTTATCCTGTAGAGGACAACATGTCAAAACCAGGAGGTTTGCTGAgttgttttaactttgaaatccatTATTCAGTCTTTgagattattctttagaaactaCCAGAAATTGGacacctgtcctgggactggcagtctctctgatctgtttcttccCTCCTGTTACTCCAGTaccttaattactatttcagcattttgatatcAGGTCTCTAATAgtttggggtggcctgtcttggtctaactgcataatttgctcagaaatctgtctcctactagcagctcctgttccagagagaggggacaggtggagttatccaggccccactttttccctcttttgcaGCCCTTGACAGATTTGGGGTGCCCCTCTTAGGGCAGCAGGACTGTTTTGAGCACTGCTACTcagcagaggctgagtttaatgcacaaatgaccacagacctcaGACTGttcatctctggctgagatgctccccaactgcagagtACTTGAACAGGGAGGCCTGTGTGTCAATGCTGTTTGATGTTAATAATtttggggttatcagggagaaaatggtccttgccataagtccttgcatttttctagttttagtctggtttatttggcttattgtcctgactcagtttccctaattatcctgactcagacctgcctcagtttccctgcttctcagttccACAAAACCTCCCCAGCCTccttatcagaatacttgataagtaAAACAACTTAtgtttagaatatcagaatgggAAAGGCTATTAGAATGTCTTCTCAAAATGTCTTTCTCATGTCTGAGGTGCCTctccctgattatgtcatctctctcTGGAAGACTCACTCTAGCTCTCAGCACTCTTTTCTCAGTCTATTTCAGTCTTACTGTTCACGaggttttactttctttttcaaaaaccCCACTCTTTCTATAGCAAGGTGAACAGCTCAATTTCCCAGAACCTGATTGGATGCTGTTTGAAGCTACTGCACTTAGCTGGGTATTTCTATTGAGACATCATTGAAAATACTTCTGCAAActgacaaaaattaaagtttttgttgtatctctctctctcttggggaTGCCCAAAGGGAATGAAAAGCTATAGAATTGGGGTGCTTGGAACCAGTTAACTGCCTCTTAATGCAGAGACACACTTGCCTTGAAAAAAAACCACCTCCACCTCATAATTTGAATACTGAATAGATTAGCTGATCTCCCTCCACCCACCTTGAAAGGAGTTTCTTTTGCATATTTCTGCCTTCAGAAAAAAAGGTGGCTATGAAACACGCCCACCAAGggcctctgccccccccccatccaGGAGTCCCACAGGCTCCTTCTGCTTCTGCTGTGGCAGCAAAGAGAAAactcactgttttgttttgttttgtttttttccccttcagctgtgcttttcttttaatacaaatctctcccagacttaGGCCTGTAGAAAACTGTCCGTGGAAGATCCCAGTATCTGTCTTTAATTCAAGCAAGAGGAACTGTCTTCTCATCACCACAGCTAATACTAGAAGGGCTGAACTGGCCCCTGGCATCGTGCTCCCTAGTAGGGATTTGAGGCCTGACCCTGTTTCCTTTTTATCCCAGAATAGTCCAAACACCTCAGGGGCTGGTAAGCTGAGTATGCAGCGCTGATACTGTGCACCCCTCTGGCTCCTTCCACCCCTCTTTGGGGAAATTAGGAGGGAAAGTTCAggatctttgtttattttttctggtaAGATTGAGGACCCAAGCccctattattttaaagaaaagcagtaaaattaaaagatttccAAGAATTTCAACTGCATTCTTATCTCACAAGTAGGGATACACCCATCCCCAGACCCTGCCTCACAAAAAAAGCAGTGGCTTATTAGATACCCAGGTCTGCTGCCTCctcctgacttctgagtccacaccctttggcagacagaaagagacagagagacagagactaaggTAGAACTGGCCACAAGTAGGTGGTCTGATgcaaggcaaaaaacaaaacaaaacacaacccTCTCTTTTGTAAGTTAGGGGATGTCTGGTCTCAGCTTTTCACTTAAGTCCCTGAAtttgagtactttttttttttttaaatttctgtaacAATCCACTTTCACAGTCAACATGAAGGGATTATATTCAATGACTTCTGAGTGTCCCAGCTTCCAGAAGCCAAACAGAGTAGCAGAGAGAGCTACCTGGGGGGCTCAGACTTTATATAATACACCctctgccccacccccaccccccatccaGGAGTCCCACAGGCTCCTTGTGCTTCTGCTGTGGCACCTTGGGCTCAGCCTCATTCCCTCGGCAGGAAGAAGATGGTGTAGCTGCGGGGGATGGTGGCAAAGCCCACCACCTTGGGGGAGATGTCGATGGCTTCTTTGGGGATTGGAGACTGGAAGCGAAAGTTCTGCAGGATGGtggtgaggaagaggaagagctcCATTCTGGCCAAGCCTTCACCAAAACAGTAGCGTTTGCCTGAGGAGTGAGAATCAGAGGTAGTCAGGGTGGGAAAGACTCTCAGGACAGAGACTGTCACAGTTGGGTCTAACTGTAGCAGACAATGTCAATCCCAGAACCTCTCAGGACAAGGCAGGAAACTAAGAGAAACAAGGAGGAAACTAGGATGAAACCCTTCCTTAGaagagagaatgtcagagctgggagaaaacAAGAAGTCACAGTGGGGATGTGGCTGATAGTTAATTagatactgactgtgtgactttgggcaagtaactttCTCTCTGCCTGAAAAATGAGACTCTATGGCCCCTTAAGATTACTTCTAGCTTTTAGCCTATAATTTGTTAGGGGGGAAAAGTGCCACACCAGTAAGGAACCTTACAACACAGAAAAATCATAAGAGGGTTTTTAGGATAGAGAATGTCAGCATTGGGAGAAAAGAACTTCCTGCTCACCAATGGAGAAGGGGACAAAGGCATCACTCTTCTTGAACTGGCCTTTTTCATCTAGGAAATGCTGGGGGTTGAAGACTTCAGGGCAGGCAAAGAAATTGCGGTCCTTCAATACTGAGCCCAGCATGGGATAAACTTCTGTGCCCTAGAATTGGAGGTGAGAGAGGAgaacaaaagaaatgagagataaaggaaggcagaaagagggGAGACAGAagaaagatagaggaagaaaagctCTTAGAGCATTTAGGGTGTGTGTGGGGAAGGCGATATGATGCAGCAAGTTTCAATCTATTCCTAACACAGATAAAGTCATGCCTAAATAACAAACTATGAAATGATATAGCATAAATCTATCAACTAAAGCAATATAATCATAGATACATAATGGGTTAATTCATTGCacctatataatttttattccaaaaattacatttaattctaTCCTATTTACTTACAAATAATCAGTGATACCCCTAAACACCGAACTGAGCAAACACTGATGAAATTGAATAGGAATACCAAAATGTTCCCAGAAGCCTAGGAACAATTGAGAATAGCAGGAACAAGATGGAGGATGTTCCAGGGGACATGAGACAAGATGTACAGACACCTAATGAAGGAGAATGGAGAAACTCTCAAGTATCAGGAAGATAGAGATGTATTTGGACCTCTATCCAAAGATAGAGGAGTAAAAGGAGGGAGATATGGAATTGGGGGAGGTGAGAATGAGAGACTCCTACCTTGGGAAGAAAGTAGCCCCGGAATTTGGTGTCCTTTGTGACTCTCCGGGCCAGACCCAGGGGGATCATATCGCCAAACCTTTGGATCTCATGGATGACGGCCTCTGTGTAGGGCATCTTGGCTTTGTCCTCGAACTTGGGCAAGCGGTTCCTGCCAATCACCCGATCGATTTCTTTGTGGATTTTGGCTGTGGTTGGTGAGGGTGAGAAAACAGGATGCAGGGCGTCAAAGAGATGCTGGGGAAGTGCTCAGGGAGCAGATGGAATGGAGGGGATGGACATAGCTTTCAGTGAGATGATGGTTTGAGGaataaagagaatagaaaataagtgtgtgtgagtgagtgtgtaaatgtgtgtgtgtgtgtgtgagagagagagacagagacagagagagagatagagagagagagagagacagagagagacacacacacagacagagagagagagagagagagagagagagagagagagagagagagagagaaagcgagagagagagagagagagagagagagagagagagagagagagaaacagagagacagagagacagagagagagacagagggagagagtggaagaaagagagaggagaagagagaggggagagggaggacggagggggacggagggagggaggagggagaaaaggggagagaggggagagagagagagatggatgttCTGGCAGCTCCCAGGGCACCAAAGGAGTCTGAAGGGACTAGGGAGAAGGGACTCACCTTCTACATCTGGATGCTTCATTAGCAGAAGGAAGCCATAGCGAAGGGTTGTGCTAACAGTCTCTGTGCCAGCGAAAAACAGGCTGAGGGTGGTCATGGTCAGGTTCCTCATGAAGAATTCGGTGttgggatttttcttttcctgggaGGAGAAGGTGGACAAGGCTCAGCTGATCCTACCCCCACCTAGCTTCACCTGCAAGCTCTAAAGGTCTCCTTCAAGGTCTCCTCTTGCCCCCATGTTTGCCCCCATGTCAACTCAAATTACTTGAATCCCAAGAATGTATAGGGatgaagggggggggagggaatccaTCAATGATACTTGATTCAAAGGGACCCAAAACCATTTCTATTCTCCTCAGAATTCCTGATGAAACTAAATTTAGTGCTGAGGAACACTTCAGAAACTGTCAAATCCAACACTCTAATGAAGTTTTTGTTGGAGTCTGCTCATAATAGTGGCTAGTGAGTGTGAGAGATGAGATCAGAACCCAGTCCGCCTAACTCCTGACCCTGAAGCTGTAGCCACTGTAGAATACCCAGAAGGCAGAGCTGGAGGGAGCTCAGCAGCCAAAGAAGCCCCACCTTGTGTCTCCTGACAAGTGGTGGTCCAttctcagagaggaaaaaaaaaaagatttccccaGATTTTATGCAGAAAGTTAGATAAAGCTGCTGGGATAAGAAGATAAGGTTCCTGTCACTCCCAGCCCCTGAACCAGCTTGTGACTATCTAAAGGGGCAGGTGGAAAGGAGAATGGGAAACTTGTTGTTCTTGTCTTCCTGAGCCTTTTTCTGCATCTGCCTCCACCTTTCTGTGCCTCTTTCTGTTATTCGTGGCCcctctctgtctcactttcttcatttgcCATTCTCTCTTAATCTCTCCTTGCCACACGGCCTCCACATTGGCAATGACCACAAGTGCCAAAGTCTATCCGAATCCCCGCTCTGGTGGCCGCCTGATCCTGGTTGTGTGTGAACCTGCCTCCTGCCTCCACAGTGACCTTTGAACCTTGCTTCTGGAAATCTGAGAGTGGGCATCTAATTTCTGCTAGTGAAGTCTACTTTCCAACATCTGGGGATTCCCTCAGAGAGCCATAACATCCTCAGCCTGAGGTCTCAGCCCATCTGCTCCATTTTCATCACCCACTGGGGCAGTACCTCCTGCATCTTGATCAGGAAGGAGTCAATGAAGTTCCGGGGGGCATTAGGGTCCAAGGTGACTTGGTTCTGCCGGACCTTCTCAGTGATGAAGTCCTCCAGTCCTTTCAGGTCCTTGAATGCTTGCTGCTGAGGTCCTGGCAGATGCTTCATCACTCCAGAGAATATCTCATAAAGCTGGAGGAGTGCACAAGATAAGACATGGAGAACAGGGCCTTGGGGAGGGTGACTGAGGGGTGTGGGGAGTaataatcatgaaaaataaaagtatagaaTAGGGAACGGGGGACATAATGGAGAATGGGTGGTCAAGATAGGACATAGTGCCAGTCTGGGAACAGGGGGTCTGAATGAGGAATATGGTACAGGAGATAGAAGACAGAAATGATAACTGAGGAGtaggagaggagagatagagCTGGGGGAGAGAGGTTCTTGGGGGTCACCTGTCCCATGGATGTGGCTGTGAACTGGAAGCTCCCCGACATCATATGCAACAGGGACAGGAACTGTTTGTCCTCATATTCAAAGCGATCACCAAAGACGATGGAGCTGATGACGTTGGAGACTGTGCGGCTCAGGAAGAAGGTGGGATCGATGGCTTCACCTGTAGCCCAGCCAGgtcgacagagacagagataaggaagcacagagggagaaagatgaaagagaataAAGGCAGAGAAGTCAAGGGGGCAAAGAGGAGGCAGAGGCCCACAGAGAGGTAGAAACAAGAGAGGCACATGGAGGTGGTttttaagagagacagagataaagttGAAAAAGAGAAGTGGTGATATGTATTTATGGGGAGGGGATCCATAGAGATAGTGGATAGAGATATAGAAGgacaagggagggaggaggaaagtagagcagggagagagagacagagagagacagaggcagagagacagacacagagaatgGAGACACAGAaatggagatagagagacacagaaaggcagagagatagtgacagagacacaaagaaagacagagagggagtagggaaggatggagggagagaagaagggagagagagggaaggaaagagatagagacagagaatgagtTTTTGGCTCTCACATTTTCTTCCAAAGGATATCATCATCCCCATCCTCAGATGCCATGGAACAGGAAGATTAGATGCTACACAGTtacctcctctcttcttccttttcctcctttttcttctctccctccctccctccccctctctatctccatgtctctgtctgtctctctgtttcttttgtaTCTGTATATTTCTGTATCagtttctatctgtctgtctctgtgtgtctctccgtCTCTAtgactctgtgtctctgtctctctttctctctatcctttcTCATCAACCTCCACTTGAACTTAATGGTTGCCTGGAGACCTGGAATTAAATGAAAGTGACCCCTGGAGAGGGGAACTGACTGGCTCAGGTAACAAGTGATAGAGCTGCGATCCATGCCCAAGTGCTCTTTCCTTGACATCAGGCTGCCTCCCTTTACCTAGTGTGTCtcctggaagggacctttgaggctatctagtccaaatccttttaaaaaaataggaaaccTTTGACCAAGGCCACCTATGTGGAATATAGAACAGCCTTGTGATAGAACACAGATCTGAAGTCTGTTCAGTTATTTCTGTCTgactttgtgatcccttttggaattttcttggcagagatacccatttgccagttccttctcccaGTCATTTTCCTGATaatgaaatggaggcaaatagggttaagtaccTTGCCTAGAACACAGTAAGTGattgaggcagatttgaactcatgaagctgAGCCTTCTGGTATCAAGtccagtgctgtatccactgcaccacctggctatCAACTGGAGTCCTGAAGGCCTGAGtccaaatctaacctcagacactgactTGTTATGTAACCACGGACAAGGTActccactctgcctcagttttctcatctttaaaacagGGGTAATAAAAGGGCCTGTTTCTATAGGGTTcttgtgaaaatcaaaggagaaaatagcaAGTACTTTAGAAGCCTTAATGTGTTATATATGAAGTTTCCAtcatctttatttgtaaaaatccaACCTctcacttacatcaactgatgctgagtgaaatgaacagaaccagaagatcgctgtacacttcaatgctgtatgaagatgtattctgatggaagtggatatcttcaacataaagaagatccaactcacttccagttgatcaatgatggacagaaataactacacccagagaaggaacacggggaagtgaatgtaaattgttagcactactgtctatctacccaggttacttataccttcggaatctaatacttaacgtgtaacaagaaaattggatttacacacatacattgtatctaggttatactgtaacacatgtaaaatgtatgggattatctgtcatctaggggagggagtagagagaaggagggaaaaatttggaaaaatgaatacaagggataatgttataaaaaaattactcatgcatatatactgtgggaaaaaattctaaattaaaaaaaatccaacctcTCTCTTTTTAGAGggaagaataaaatcaaaatcaGGGTGAGAAAGatacttgtttaaggtcacacagtgagtGAAGGGCAAAGTTAAAGCTCTAATCTGAGTCTTCTGCATCACAGGAAGGGTCAGTCTCTGAATCCAGCACCAAGAATTatacaatcatagatttagacagGGATCTAGAGCCACCATGTAGTCAAACTTTCTCATTTTGTAGAAAAGGAAACCAAACAAGGAGGTCACTTattcaaaattacaaagaaagtgTTTGAGAAGCTTGAATATGGATATTCTGGACTTTCCACCAGGCCAGGATATAGAGGATATAGAGAGGTTCACTGTTCTGAAAACCTAGAGAAATGGATTAAATAGGTAATACTACTTATATGTCATGAAGGGTACAGCACCCTCCATAATCTATAAAGGAATAAGTGGGTAAAGGGtgtgggaagaagacaagggagggtcCGTGGGTGGGTTggggttaagtaatagcaagacaagtgTGAGATACTAGGCAGATGTAAGTCACAGGACACAATGGCAGGTTCTTGAGAGTCAGATATGATAGCAGCCAATGTTGGGGGAAACTATATAGCTGATGgaagccaggtggtgcagtgtatagagcactggacttggaatgaggaagactcatctccaaGGATTGAATTCTGGCCTCACTCGCTAGTCTGTGAGTCCctgtacaaatcatttaaccaagattgcctcagtttcctcatctataaaatgagctggagaaggaagtggtaaacctagtatctttgccaggaatacctcctgttaggattcttacaaggtgctaagtcactggaatggatagagacaataattatctaatttagaatggtacttaacagttctttagttcagtaatgtatttactagaattccacaagattcacacctttaagagagcatacttttaaggagctctcaCAAGCCCAGGAAGAAagaagcccactctctgggaggaggagttgagtcattccaacttccaactttgtgctggctggagacattggaaggccgagaggctgaagctggctggagagattggCCCCACGTTGGGGgccaaaatgtaaagtcttgtcatctctcaattgtaatccttctcggggaggaggtttcttttctgtataatcttttctctgtgagcagatttcttgggaggcttcagGAGCCTCCAGCCAGATCGAAGGTAGATgtgagaatgaaatcttgactcagaatctcctagagtgtgggaatcagactgtGCCTCCAAGAGtatgggaagtcttctccttgatctTCACCAGAATGAcccttccagactctaacttctccttttatcctcccagagaatggcctTGTGcgtactccaggggcttgtgggaaatacaaCCAATGAACAAtctcctttaaagtattccttcaaaggtataaactcccttaaaggtttgaactaaaggtgtgcattctgagctagagaattgttaagtaccaacttagtacttagtaagaacctaacaggagggagctcttggaaccaaggagaaagatagacctctactaaagctaaccaggctcaggaaaagattcaggactttgaaggagaaaataaaggatctggactttacctcctggctgcatttgggattattgaactgaactgaaatgaaagctgcctccagaagctcctcaagaaacctgctcccagagaatgattacaatttagagaaaagaacattatagCCTTCAATATGGAGTCTTGaggaatcagacatgattgaaacaacagAACAATAACAATGTAGTTGATGCTGACCTGGCCCAAGGCTCTGGAATATTCTTGGGACCCACTCACCTTTTGTGCCTCGCAAAGCCTCAATGAGGAAGCCGGCCTCTTCTTGGATGCGCTCCTCAATGCCCCTCTTGCCCATGCCAAAGTCCCTGAGGGTGGTGATGGAGAATCGCCGGAGCTGCCGGGCCCTCTCTCCATCACTGAAGACCACACCTGATCATTggcaagaagaaaggaaggaactcAGGGAAAACTGGGGTTTCTGCAGGACCACAGGTCCTGGTACGGGATCAGAGATGCATGTCCAGAGACAAGGGGAGAGATAGAAGATGAGAAAAggtatagagacagagaggaacaaagagagagagaggaagagaagtcaGGGCATAAGGGGAATaatgtagagagaaagagaaggataggggaggtgaggagagagaatgaaatggagagatggagagaaagtaagatagaaagagggaggaagccacaataaaagactacagGTCCTAGAATTATATTTATCAACAATctaaagaactaggcctgtggccaaaaacatatccagcaaaattatctataatgttgaatgagaaaaaatggacattcattgaatttgcagattttcaggactttccatCATccactgttaggattcttacaatcCAGTtaaatcactggaatggatagagacaataattttctaatttagcatggttcagtatgattgatctgatcctacaaggagatgttatggccCAGAActgaaacaaggtactgaatgGAATAGAGGAGACAattgttaaatctaatttagcattgatttaatcttacaacaaacaatggtttcctagtgatacaaTGATTGGTGTGTGCTCTGTGTGCAACATATAAGTAAGAAGCAATCAGAGCCAAAgaggacttcgggagattcagagtcaggattcagtcgaggagattcacaagttgggcagaaTGAAGGAGGACAGAGAAGTGGCgtcaggctgtcctgtggagaacactgaaaccaagatccagaaggcctccagaaaactagctgagccccaagtgaaggaaataagatttggaaagagacagtaaaagatttagactttaactcctggctgcatttgggattattgaactgcactccagaagcctcccaagaaacctgctccaagagaacgattatgatttagagaagagaacattacaatccACATCCaaagttaataaaaaatttaatgagccaatatcaaagatcaatttcaaagcactcaacatggacaaattgtttatgttttttatatgagaaatgaataccatatgtttaagattgacatcaacaacagggcagctcaaaagaaatattgagatagagtgaaggtaaaaataataattatgtcatacaaatgaggtgcagaggaagaatagacatggaggcattagagggggaagaagggctcattgttctgaaaacctattcccAATAGAAATGGGTTAAGTaggtaacactacatatatatcatgaagggcATAGCACCAtccataattcataaagaaataaggggataGGGATGGGTGGCCTGGGAAGCAAAGAGTatgggaagaagacaagagagggatCTGTGGGGtgggggagattaagtaatagcaagacatattaagagcagaattaaaggaaagagtcgtcaggaataggaaagatatatgtgtagggatatgtgtgtgtgtgggtgtatgtatatatctacatatgtatacaaatatatcctttctttacTATAGTCTACTTGGGAGTAATGGGGGAgatgaaagggggagaaagaataaagtaaaaaatgtatcagagaacaaaaaagcaatttacaagaaagtaaataaaaaatagacacttatgaatataatttcttctactaacacacacacataagtataTGTGCAATTTCTTAATCTGGTATTTTGTGGTTTACATTTTGAATtttctctgatgttctgctgggaacaagataatgttctcttttgttttgtttcatgttGTTTTGtagtccttttctatttttcttttttcttaaatctttttttaaataaaataaattttaaaaaataaagagtgcgaagagagagacagagtagtggaaagacagaaagatgatGAGACAGAGAAACAGCAAGAAATTGAGAGGAAACacaaaaagagatacagaaggaCTGggcaaataaagaggaaaagacagaTGGAGAGATAGGGAGGAAGTGGGAAGGCAGttagaaagacagaaatggagaaatagacaaatatggagaaaatgacagagagatagagaaggctGAGATATGTGGAGACacaatgaaaggaagagaa from Sminthopsis crassicaudata isolate SCR6 chromosome 3, ASM4859323v1, whole genome shotgun sequence includes these protein-coding regions:
- the LOC141564414 gene encoding cytochrome P450 2A13-like: MLASGLLLGALLFCLSTLVVLSVWRQRKVRSSLPPGPTPLPFIGNYLQLNTEKMYDSLMKIGQKYGPVFTVHLGHRTVVVLTGYEAVKEALVDQAEEFSGRGEQATFNWLCKGFGVVFSDGERARQLRRFSITTLRDFGMGKRGIEERIQEEAGFLIEALRGTKGEAIDPTFFLSRTVSNVISSIVFGDRFEYEDKQFLSLLHMMSGSFQFTATSMGQLYEIFSGVMKHLPGPQQQAFKDLKGLEDFITEKVRQNQVTLDPNAPRNFIDSFLIKMQEEKKNPNTEFFMRNLTMTTLSLFFAGTETVSTTLRYGFLLLMKHPDVEAKIHKEIDRVIGRNRLPKFEDKAKMPYTEAVIHEIQRFGDMIPLGLARRVTKDTKFRGYFLPKGTEVYPMLGSVLKDRNFFACPEVFNPQHFLDEKGQFKKSDAFVPFSIGKRYCFGEGLARMELFLFLTTILQNFRFQSPIPKEAIDISPKVVGFATIPRSYTIFFLPRE